GGAAGCGGCGAGTTGACCGCCTCATTCCCCAGATCCAAACGGTGCAAACTGGCCCGCTCATCGCTGGTGATGTAGACCTCAATGTTGAAGTCCTCCGCCGTTGAATCTTGTGGCAAATGCAACAGCATCAATTCCAACGCCTGACGACCTCCATCTGCCACACCTGAAATGGTGTCATCACTCTTTTCGAAAGCAAACATCAACGCCAGAGTCCGTCCCAGCAAGACACCGGAATCCTCTGACGTGCCAACAATCCCGAGCGTGCGAAATCGGCTGACTGCCACATTGATCATCGGCTCCGGTTCGATGGTGTAACCGGGACGCTCGATTTCAAAGAAAGCTGCCGTGCAGTCGGTGCCAAAGTAGACACGTTTGTCTTCGTCGTAATACAGCTTGGGCTGGACCGACAAACGATGGTCTTCAAAGTACTGGTCGACTTGCTGACGAGTGACGGCGGGCAACTTCTGACGGCCCTGAGTTGCCATCTCCAAACCGATTGTGATGGCTGACAAACGTCCCAGCTCGCCGTGCTGGCCAGAGCGAGCCATCGACAGCGGTGCCGATACCGTTGCCCCCGGTGCAACCAAGCGGCAAGCATTGCCTTTCGCCATCGAGTAGGCACGTGTCCAATCACGTTCCGAATCAGGCAATGACTTCAACACGGTGATCTCATCACGCCTCGGTGCGGACCCGATCTTTCCAACGCGAAGAGTGAGTTCGCCACGCGCCTCGTTGTCGGACTTGGAAGCAAACGACGGCTGCGCGAAACTACCTAGGCTTAGCTCGGGTGCATTCGGGTCACGTTCCTTGTTCGCGGTAGGTTGTTCTGCCGTGGACTTCACCACCTGCCACACAACCATTCCAGCCAACAGTACCACGAGCACAATTGTCGCTCGTCGAAGAATCAGTGGGTCAATCATCGGACTCCCAATCGCCTAAATCATCTGTCATGAAAACTTGCCTGGCCAACCTTCGCATCACACGCGAATGCTGACTCCACCATCGATCACGAGCGTTTGCCCTTGAATCAGATCACTTCCGTCGCCGCATAGAAACGCCACCACGGACGAGACATCTTGTTCGCAAAGTCGCCGTTTGCCGACCATCATTCGTTCGCTTGCCGCCTCAATCAGGCCTTCGGAACCAGGCATGCTGGCGATGGCATCGGTGGCAATGATTCCGGGCAACACACAGTTGAAGTTGATGCCTCGGTCACCATACTCGAGCGCCAGATGACGCACCAAGGCTTCGAGTGCCGCCTTCGAGGCACCAATCGCTCCGTAGTGAGGCACCGCCCAGTTCGAACCGTGACTGCTGACGGCGACCAACTTTCCGTGCGCGTCGCCTTCCGCCAAATATTTCCATGCCGCTTGAGCAAGCCAAACCACGGGCGCCGAATTGCTACGAAGGACCGCCTCGAAATTGACGGGCGTCAGATCATTCAGATCGCGAAAACCGCCGGCCGCCGCGTTGCTGACAACGATGTCCAACCCGCCCCATTTCTGAGCGACGCTCTCGACCATGGCTTCCACGTCTTCCTTGGACGAAACATCGGCTCGCACCAACATCACTGTTCCGCCGGAATTTGATATCTCG
Above is a genomic segment from Rhodopirellula bahusiensis containing:
- a CDS encoding SDR family oxidoreductase, with amino-acid sequence MKPSADLKGKRALVTGASRGIGRAIALELAARGASVAINFLKSEEQAVQVATEISNSGGTVMLVRADVSSKEDVEAMVESVAQKWGGLDIVVSNAAAGGFRDLNDLTPVNFEAVLRSNSAPVVWLAQAAWKYLAEGDAHGKLVAVSSHGSNWAVPHYGAIGASKAALEALVRHLALEYGDRGINFNCVLPGIIATDAIASMPGSEGLIEAASERMMVGKRRLCEQDVSSVVAFLCGDGSDLIQGQTLVIDGGVSIRV